In Halococcus hamelinensis 100A6, a single genomic region encodes these proteins:
- a CDS encoding DUF192 domain-containing protein has product MSLQRVVNIVFGLSVVALVVTSAVVAGVVPSPMSLMGTPQEYDRAEVTITNNCSRTLGTVDVRIADTYQKKYTGLSETPSLANGSGMLFTYEKPSEHTYVMREMDYPLDIVFIGADGRINAIREAPAPGPNENGESIERTGEGKYILEVPRGWMRSHGIHVGHRVAIGNSE; this is encoded by the coding sequence ATGTCGCTCCAGCGCGTCGTGAACATCGTCTTCGGCCTCTCGGTGGTCGCGCTGGTGGTGACCTCGGCGGTGGTCGCCGGCGTGGTTCCCTCGCCGATGTCGCTGATGGGCACCCCCCAGGAGTACGACCGCGCCGAGGTCACGATCACGAACAACTGCTCTCGGACCCTCGGGACGGTCGACGTCCGGATCGCCGACACCTACCAGAAGAAGTACACCGGGCTCTCCGAGACCCCCTCGCTCGCGAACGGTTCCGGGATGCTGTTCACCTACGAGAAGCCCTCCGAACACACCTACGTGATGCGCGAGATGGACTACCCCCTCGACATCGTCTTCATCGGGGCCGACGGCCGGATCAACGCGATCCGGGAAGCGCCGGCACCCGGGCCCAACGAAAACGGCGAGTCGATCGAACGTACCGGGGAGGGGAAGTACATCCTCGAAGTCCCGCGCGGGTGGATGCGGAGCCACGGGATCCACGTCGGCCACCGGGTCGCGATCGGGAACTCCGAGTGA
- a CDS encoding phage terminase large subunit family protein, producing MSASTNELQSLSRIERAKRIFNFNPVGWQRDLLESDSADKSVNCGRQVGKSETGGLIAADACLNESGITVAVLARWQDTADEMWERMERHFRNTGLSNEQLGIVTDNAREKKLDNGTRAICRPLPQDADSFRGKLPKVVVVDEGALVSEEVFSRVIEPMFVTWGYNHELIVMSTPRGKSGYHYRKFTHDDSFESFTAATPDFIPLAVDAGVVDPTAAEWLADKAEEYDENDPVWLTEFMGQFAEVGDPFLPRATVTSCVQQDQPELTGSVFAGVDMALSGDDATVIIAVDSQGHTRVESVVEDDTTPAIISRLERLQKAHSYAGIAVDATGLGEAVTSASTNLTNVEPVKFTSRTKATMYQRLKRLLEGEELSLPNNDRLVNELVSLTYDFTSSGLLQISHSSGSHDDMSDSLCLALEARSTGEQDRYRGATKPVLGTIKKRETRSFETLMKQ from the coding sequence ATGAGCGCAAGCACCAACGAACTTCAGTCGCTCTCCCGTATTGAGCGTGCCAAGCGTATCTTCAATTTCAATCCAGTTGGTTGGCAGAGGGACTTGCTCGAAAGTGACTCAGCCGATAAGAGTGTGAATTGTGGTCGGCAAGTGGGAAAGTCTGAGACGGGCGGGTTAATTGCGGCAGATGCCTGTCTGAATGAGTCAGGCATCACAGTAGCAGTTCTTGCACGATGGCAGGATACTGCCGATGAGATGTGGGAACGTATGGAGAGGCACTTTCGCAATACAGGACTTTCGAATGAGCAGCTGGGGATCGTCACCGATAATGCCAGAGAAAAGAAGCTCGACAATGGAACACGGGCTATCTGCCGCCCCCTCCCGCAAGACGCTGATTCGTTCAGAGGCAAACTGCCGAAGGTCGTAGTTGTAGATGAAGGGGCGCTTGTGAGCGAGGAAGTGTTCAGTCGAGTTATAGAGCCGATGTTCGTGACATGGGGCTATAATCACGAGTTGATCGTGATGAGCACGCCGCGAGGAAAGAGCGGCTATCACTATCGCAAATTCACTCATGACGATTCATTTGAGTCGTTCACAGCAGCAACCCCCGATTTCATCCCCCTCGCCGTTGATGCCGGAGTAGTCGATCCCACGGCGGCAGAGTGGCTTGCCGACAAGGCAGAGGAATACGACGAGAACGATCCGGTCTGGCTAACAGAATTTATGGGGCAATTTGCTGAGGTAGGGGATCCATTTCTCCCTCGTGCCACCGTAACGTCATGTGTTCAACAAGATCAGCCTGAACTTACTGGTAGTGTGTTCGCCGGAGTTGATATGGCTCTATCAGGCGACGACGCCACAGTGATCATAGCAGTGGATTCTCAGGGCCATACGAGAGTCGAGAGTGTCGTTGAAGATGATACTACCCCGGCCATCATATCCAGATTAGAACGGCTACAAAAGGCTCACAGCTACGCTGGGATCGCCGTTGATGCTACAGGTTTAGGGGAAGCAGTCACATCAGCGTCAACAAACCTCACAAACGTTGAACCAGTGAAGTTCACGAGCAGAACCAAGGCAACCATGTATCAGCGGCTCAAGCGCCTGCTCGAAGGTGAGGAACTGAGCTTGCCGAATAATGATCGGCTTGTCAACGAATTAGTGAGTTTGACGTACGATTTCACAAGCTCGGGACTCTTGCAAATATCACACTCTAGTGGTAGCCACGATGATATGAGTGATAGCTTGTGCCTTGCTCTTGAAGCCAGATCCACTGGTGAACAGGATCGCTATCGTGGAGCAACCAAACCGGTTTTGGGAACCATCAAGAAGCGAGAGACGCGCTCTTTTGAAACGTTGATGAAGCAGTGA
- a CDS encoding PadR family transcriptional regulator, whose amino-acid sequence MSLIGQTKLDILSELGEQPSHGYALADELEISHGYIYTHLSELSEEGMIEITDERDGKKIYALTDSGQLLLRALISD is encoded by the coding sequence ATGAGTCTAATCGGTCAGACGAAATTGGATATTCTCTCCGAGCTTGGAGAGCAGCCGTCCCACGGATATGCTCTCGCTGACGAATTGGAGATCTCACACGGGTACATCTACACCCATCTTAGCGAACTTAGTGAGGAGGGGATGATCGAAATCACTGATGAAAGAGATGGCAAGAAGATCTATGCTCTGACTGATAGTGGTCAATTACTTCTACGCGCTCTCATTAGCGATTAA
- a CDS encoding SWIM zinc finger family protein, whose protein sequence is MTRSNSDNESGSVDEQRAQWEAFEFRVPVPGAVRVENTSYGDDSGEHVYVVSVESGIPFDCTCPSWKYHNPEDGCKHMLAVENQPAVLMASSSDESPVLADGGERQ, encoded by the coding sequence ATGACCCGAAGCAACTCCGATAACGAAAGCGGTTCGGTTGATGAACAGCGTGCACAGTGGGAAGCATTCGAATTCCGTGTGCCTGTGCCGGGTGCAGTGCGCGTTGAGAATACCTCTTACGGCGACGACTCCGGCGAGCACGTTTACGTCGTCAGTGTCGAGAGCGGCATCCCGTTCGATTGCACCTGTCCTTCGTGGAAGTATCATAACCCCGAGGACGGATGCAAGCACATGCTCGCCGTCGAGAACCAGCCCGCCGTTCTCATGGCATCAAGCTCCGATGAGAGCCCTGTCCTGGCCGATGGGGGCGAGCGCCAATGA
- a CDS encoding tyrosine-type recombinase/integrase: MLEAISPADAVEQYLNYRRTEISDSSLQSQEYRLTRFLEWCEKTNLQNMNDVTGRRIHEFTQWRSMNVNNMTLRTQLSTIRVFLRFCEQINAVNDGVSHRVLLPKVSRHEQTRKDDLLSEPTADRILEYLTKFEYATLRHALFALIWHTGFRMGTARGLDIEDYNPDQQYVRIRHRPETGTPLKNKQQGEREVNLNPDVCETLSNYIAMHRPDVTDENGREPLFAVRSGRAGKTVIQKHFYALTRPCHHTNECPHGRDPLECEASTQYDAASKCPTSTSPHPVRRGAITAHLNADVPKEIASDRMDVSTDVLDKHYDGRTQAKRREQRRSYLDRL; the protein is encoded by the coding sequence ATGCTCGAAGCAATATCGCCAGCCGATGCTGTAGAACAGTACCTCAACTACCGACGAACAGAGATCTCTGATTCGTCGTTGCAGAGCCAAGAGTACCGACTAACTCGCTTCCTTGAATGGTGCGAGAAGACGAATCTGCAGAACATGAACGATGTCACTGGTAGGCGTATCCACGAATTCACTCAGTGGCGTAGTATGAACGTCAATAACATGACCCTCAGAACCCAACTGAGCACGATCCGAGTTTTCCTCCGGTTCTGTGAACAGATCAACGCCGTAAATGATGGTGTCTCTCACAGGGTGTTACTCCCGAAGGTGAGCCGTCATGAGCAAACACGTAAAGACGATCTGCTCTCCGAGCCAACGGCAGATCGAATTCTCGAATATCTCACTAAGTTCGAATACGCAACTCTCAGGCACGCTCTCTTTGCTCTTATCTGGCATACCGGATTTCGGATGGGGACTGCTCGCGGGCTTGATATAGAGGACTACAACCCCGATCAGCAGTACGTGAGAATCCGGCACCGGCCAGAAACAGGAACCCCGCTCAAGAACAAGCAGCAGGGGGAGCGTGAGGTCAATCTGAACCCCGACGTGTGTGAGACCCTATCCAACTACATCGCCATGCACAGACCCGATGTGACCGACGAGAACGGACGTGAGCCACTGTTCGCTGTCCGATCAGGGAGAGCAGGTAAGACTGTGATTCAAAAGCACTTCTACGCTCTCACACGCCCTTGCCATCACACGAATGAATGTCCACATGGCCGTGATCCTTTGGAGTGTGAGGCGAGCACTCAGTACGATGCGGCTTCAAAATGTCCCACTTCTACGAGTCCTCACCCGGTTAGGCGTGGGGCTATCACCGCTCATCTGAACGCCGACGTGCCGAAAGAGATCGCTTCAGACCGGATGGATGTCTCAACAGACGTTCTTGACAAGCACTATGACGGACGCACTCAAGCGAAACGTAGAGAACAACGCCGATCCTATCTCGACAGGCTATAA
- a CDS encoding DUF7282 domain-containing protein yields MRTNTLVVALVSALLIAGAGAGGALAATGPLHPQQSTTDTGNTTTAESTTTTESGSATEAATAGGSAGTTGASDGPSITFDDQESSGETVLVDSATLPTNGFIVINGTSGGDERVIGSSYLLNGGIADNIRIELNRPLNGSESLTAVLYADSNGNGAFDADADEPVYQGDSDRRVVDIADVTVQDSSGTATSGESDATSAATQADAGGAETTAASDGGAETSGEANGSAGNESGGSGGSGPGFGPVVAVITLLGVAFLVRRR; encoded by the coding sequence ATGCGAACGAATACTCTCGTCGTGGCCCTCGTGTCGGCCCTGTTGATAGCGGGTGCCGGCGCTGGCGGCGCGCTCGCGGCCACGGGCCCCCTGCATCCACAACAATCGACGACCGACACCGGGAACACCACGACGGCGGAGAGCACGACGACGACCGAAAGCGGCTCGGCGACCGAGGCGGCGACCGCCGGCGGGAGCGCGGGAACCACCGGCGCGTCGGACGGACCGAGCATCACGTTCGACGACCAGGAGTCGAGCGGTGAGACGGTCCTCGTCGACTCAGCGACGCTCCCCACCAACGGGTTCATCGTCATCAACGGCACCAGCGGCGGGGACGAACGGGTCATCGGGTCGTCGTACCTCCTCAACGGCGGGATCGCCGACAACATCCGGATCGAGCTCAACCGCCCGCTGAACGGTTCGGAGTCCCTGACCGCGGTGCTCTACGCTGACTCCAACGGCAACGGCGCGTTCGACGCCGACGCCGACGAACCGGTCTACCAGGGCGACTCCGACCGCCGGGTCGTCGACATCGCGGACGTCACGGTTCAGGACAGCTCCGGTACCGCGACCAGCGGTGAGAGCGACGCGACGAGCGCGGCCACCCAGGCCGACGCGGGCGGTGCCGAAACGACCGCCGCGAGTGACGGCGGGGCCGAAACGAGCGGCGAGGCGAACGGAAGCGCCGGGAACGAGAGCGGTGGCAGTGGCGGGAGCGGGCCCGGCTTCGGACCCGTGGTCGCCGTGATCACGTTGCTCGGGGTCGCGTTCCTCGTCCGTCGGCGCTGA
- the ubaA gene encoding SAMP-activating enzyme E1 — MSDLSLDGTQLDRYSRHIIMDGVGPAGQSALLDSRVLVVGAGGLGSPVIEYLAAAGVGTLGIADDDVVERSNLQRQVIHGDGDVGRKKVESAAAFVEDLNPDVAVEPHDVRVGPENVADLVADYDFVVDGADNFRTRYLVNDACTLAGIPFSHGAIYRFEGQITTFTEGSPCYRCLFAEAPPAGTVPDCATTGVLGVLPGVVGSIQATEAVKHLVGVGESLDGRLLHYDALGMNFEELPIRPNPECSVCGENGIESVDEVEYVGSCAVAE; from the coding sequence ATGAGCGATCTCAGTCTCGACGGCACCCAGCTCGACCGGTACTCGCGTCACATCATCATGGACGGCGTGGGACCCGCCGGCCAGTCGGCACTCCTCGACTCGCGTGTGCTCGTCGTCGGGGCCGGTGGACTCGGCTCGCCCGTCATCGAGTATCTCGCGGCCGCGGGCGTCGGAACGCTCGGGATCGCCGACGACGACGTCGTCGAGCGGAGCAACCTCCAGCGACAGGTGATCCACGGCGACGGTGACGTGGGTCGGAAGAAGGTCGAGAGCGCGGCCGCGTTCGTCGAGGACCTGAACCCCGACGTCGCGGTCGAACCCCACGACGTCCGCGTCGGGCCAGAGAACGTCGCCGACCTCGTCGCCGACTACGACTTCGTGGTCGACGGGGCCGACAACTTTCGGACGAGATACCTCGTCAACGACGCGTGTACGCTCGCCGGGATCCCCTTCTCCCACGGTGCGATCTACCGCTTCGAGGGGCAGATCACGACCTTCACCGAGGGATCACCGTGCTATCGCTGTCTGTTCGCCGAGGCCCCGCCCGCCGGCACGGTCCCCGACTGCGCGACCACGGGTGTGCTCGGGGTCCTCCCGGGAGTCGTGGGGTCGATACAGGCCACCGAGGCCGTCAAACACCTCGTCGGGGTCGGCGAGAGCCTCGACGGCCGGCTGCTCCACTACGACGCGCTCGGGATGAACTTCGAGGAACTCCCGATCCGGCCGAACCCCGAATGTTCGGTCTGCGGCGAGAACGGTATCGAATCGGTCGACGAGGTCGAGTACGTCGGGTCGTGTGCGGTCGCGGAGTAG
- a CDS encoding cobalamin-binding protein, which translates to MRVVSLLPSATEIVYALGVDPVGVSHECDYPPAAAEKPAVNRSRVDPEASSAEIDRQVLEAEDGEGVYDIDLATLDRLDPDLVVSQGICDVCAVDSVLVRDAIDQLDLDCEVLTTDPHSIDDVLDDIRRVGRAVGREERADELVAALEARVAAVEAVTDAIEERPRVAVLDWTDPVMTAGHWVPEMVDLAGGSEGFTEPGAASRPREWDEIREYDPEALVVAPCGFDLDQTAENLADLTEREGWHDLTAVREGRAYALDGHWFMNRPGPRLVDSLEHLAGLIHPDRFDAPPADVARPLRPARAEL; encoded by the coding sequence ATGCGCGTCGTCTCGCTGCTCCCGTCGGCGACGGAGATCGTCTACGCGCTCGGGGTCGACCCCGTCGGGGTCTCCCACGAGTGCGACTACCCGCCCGCGGCGGCCGAGAAACCCGCCGTCAACCGCTCGCGGGTGGACCCCGAAGCGTCGAGCGCCGAGATAGATCGACAGGTCCTCGAAGCCGAGGACGGCGAGGGCGTCTACGACATCGACCTCGCGACCCTCGATAGACTCGACCCCGACCTCGTGGTCTCCCAGGGGATCTGCGACGTCTGTGCCGTGGATTCGGTGCTCGTCCGCGACGCGATCGACCAGCTGGATCTCGACTGCGAGGTGCTCACGACCGACCCCCACTCCATCGACGACGTGCTCGACGACATCCGGCGCGTGGGACGGGCGGTGGGCCGAGAGGAGCGCGCCGACGAACTCGTGGCGGCCCTCGAAGCCCGCGTCGCGGCGGTCGAAGCGGTGACGGACGCCATAGAAGAGCGTCCGCGCGTAGCGGTGCTCGACTGGACCGACCCCGTGATGACCGCCGGCCACTGGGTCCCCGAGATGGTCGACCTCGCGGGTGGATCCGAGGGCTTCACCGAGCCGGGGGCTGCCTCGCGTCCGCGCGAGTGGGACGAGATCCGCGAGTACGACCCCGAGGCGCTCGTGGTCGCGCCCTGTGGTTTCGACCTCGACCAGACCGCCGAGAACCTCGCCGACCTCACCGAGCGCGAGGGCTGGCACGACCTCACCGCCGTCCGGGAGGGCCGCGCCTACGCGCTCGACGGCCATTGGTTCATGAACCGCCCCGGGCCGCGGCTCGTGGACTCGCTCGAACACCTCGCCGGACTGATCCATCCCGACCGGTTCGACGCGCCCCCGGCGGACGTCGCCCGACCGCTCCGGCCGGCACGCGCCGAGCTCTGA
- a CDS encoding DUF6663 family protein gives MQTTAGTYRVLRSPRDPDELLLLDVESQDPTYVPSTGYEGDLAARVAELEPGNRVAAEIDWADGPRFAAVTVETETTVEFVDGATGIFEAARETWDEARREGQAMNSRVTRDTDGEPNGVVYTFAKQSGERDLFAEFRDGITPLEPLVDRLAEGAEPPFAGFVIRPADEPFVLVALAIDRAGPLAETIRETYAGAARTTHGL, from the coding sequence ATGCAGACGACCGCCGGGACCTACCGCGTCCTCCGGAGTCCACGCGACCCCGACGAACTCCTGCTGCTCGACGTCGAGAGCCAGGACCCGACGTACGTGCCCTCGACCGGCTACGAGGGCGACCTCGCGGCGCGGGTGGCGGAACTCGAACCCGGGAATCGTGTCGCGGCCGAGATCGACTGGGCGGACGGGCCACGGTTCGCGGCCGTGACGGTCGAGACCGAAACGACCGTCGAGTTCGTCGACGGCGCGACGGGGATCTTCGAGGCCGCACGCGAGACGTGGGACGAGGCCCGTCGGGAGGGGCAGGCGATGAACTCCCGAGTGACCAGGGACACCGACGGCGAACCGAACGGGGTGGTCTACACCTTCGCGAAACAGTCGGGCGAACGCGACCTCTTCGCCGAGTTTCGGGACGGCATCACCCCGCTCGAACCGCTCGTCGACCGGCTCGCGGAGGGTGCGGAGCCGCCGTTCGCGGGCTTCGTCATCCGGCCGGCGGACGAACCGTTCGTCCTCGTCGCGCTCGCGATCGACCGGGCGGGGCCGCTCGCCGAGACCATCCGCGAGACCTACGCCGGGGCCGCCCGAACGACGCACGGTTTATAG
- a CDS encoding DUF7847 domain-containing protein, which translates to MGTISAVSSAGAALRRNPIIFAAMVVVVGVSLLSTVVQFLPIANDPLVSSLLSMAISLVVTVFVYPFVEGGIIGMAHEGVVGRTGFGTFLSEGRENYVGLLLANILLFAIFIATGIVYLIVSVVIALVAGFAVGGGGGGGFAGGVGLGAGLVFTGISALLIIGLLLVPFFLQFYQAAIVVDDAGVTDSFRRSAGLVRANFAKTLGYNVIALLVNLVSVIPILYYVVTQVSVSDAPANAAANGFLGTSPSGGLVFFVAWGVLSFLIGAFLRTYYVAYYTDRTEGRPEPTA; encoded by the coding sequence ATGGGTACGATCTCCGCGGTTTCGAGCGCCGGTGCGGCACTGCGTCGGAATCCTATCATCTTCGCGGCGATGGTCGTCGTCGTGGGAGTCAGCTTACTCTCGACCGTCGTCCAGTTCCTCCCCATAGCAAACGACCCCCTCGTTTCCAGCCTGCTCAGCATGGCCATCTCGCTCGTCGTCACGGTGTTCGTCTACCCGTTCGTCGAAGGCGGGATCATCGGGATGGCGCACGAGGGCGTGGTCGGCCGCACGGGCTTCGGGACGTTCCTCAGTGAAGGCCGTGAGAACTACGTCGGGCTCCTGCTCGCGAACATACTGCTGTTCGCGATTTTCATCGCGACCGGCATCGTCTACCTCATCGTCTCGGTCGTGATCGCGCTCGTCGCCGGGTTCGCGGTGGGTGGCGGGGGCGGCGGCGGGTTCGCGGGCGGTGTGGGGCTCGGCGCGGGGCTCGTCTTCACCGGCATCTCGGCGCTCCTCATCATCGGACTCCTGCTGGTGCCGTTCTTCCTCCAGTTCTACCAGGCGGCGATCGTCGTCGACGACGCCGGCGTCACGGACTCGTTCCGGCGGAGCGCGGGGCTGGTTCGAGCGAACTTCGCGAAGACCCTCGGCTACAACGTCATCGCCCTGCTCGTCAACCTCGTTTCCGTCATCCCGATCCTCTACTACGTCGTTACCCAAGTGTCCGTCTCGGACGCGCCGGCGAACGCCGCCGCGAACGGATTCCTCGGAACGTCGCCGTCCGGCGGACTCGTGTTCTTCGTCGCCTGGGGCGTACTGTCGTTCTTGATCGGTGCGTTCCTGCGAACCTACTACGTGGCTTACTACACGGATAGAACCGAGGGACGACCCGAACCCACCGCCTGA
- a CDS encoding aconitate hydratase, translating to MGKTLTEKILSDHLVEGELETGEEIGIEIDQVLTQDTTGTLVWLQFEALGLDEVQTELAAQYCDHQTYQFDFKNSDDHRFLRSAAGTFGAHFSRPGNGICHQVHKERFAAPGKTMLGSDSHTPTPGGMGELAIGSGGLDVAVAMGGGPYYIEMPEVVSVRLEGELPEWATAKDVILHLLGELSVKGGVGKVLEYTGPGIESLSVPERTTITNMGTELGATTSIFPTDDNTKEFLSRLEREDEYVDLSADDDAEYADEIVVDLDDLEPLIATPSMPDNVVPVSEVAGTDVDQVMIGSCTNGAYEDILPAAKMLEGREIDKRTDMIIAPGSKQSSELLAREGWSAELMAAGVNFSEATCGACIGIGHVPASDSVSLRTFNRNFEGRSGIEDDSVYLCSPEVATAAALTGEITDPRDLDDVEDPGFEMADVYDGSTADLIAPDNAVDDGLVKGPNIGDVPLKDPLESHLGGPALLKMDDNITTDHIIPATQDILMYRSNIPKLSEFTLSRVDEEFAQRALDSDGGFLVAGENYGQGSSREHAALCPMYLGVEGVLAQSFARIHKANLFNFGLLPLEIDEDTYGKIDQGDDIEIVDDVDEAVRSGETEFTIRVNDDWEATGTLKASEREREILADGGKLPHTKAQQEGSSGAAPADD from the coding sequence ATGGGAAAAACGCTAACGGAGAAGATCCTCTCCGACCACCTCGTCGAAGGTGAACTCGAAACCGGCGAGGAGATCGGGATCGAGATCGACCAGGTCCTGACCCAGGACACGACGGGGACGCTCGTCTGGCTCCAGTTCGAGGCGCTCGGCCTCGACGAGGTCCAGACCGAACTCGCGGCACAGTACTGCGACCACCAGACCTACCAGTTCGACTTCAAGAACTCCGACGACCACCGCTTCCTCCGGTCGGCGGCGGGCACGTTCGGCGCGCACTTCTCGCGCCCGGGCAACGGTATCTGCCACCAGGTCCACAAGGAACGCTTCGCCGCACCCGGCAAGACGATGCTCGGTTCGGACAGCCACACCCCGACGCCCGGCGGCATGGGCGAGCTCGCTATCGGTTCGGGTGGACTGGACGTCGCCGTCGCGATGGGCGGCGGTCCCTACTACATCGAGATGCCGGAAGTCGTGAGCGTCCGTCTCGAAGGCGAACTCCCCGAGTGGGCGACCGCCAAGGACGTCATCCTCCACCTCCTCGGCGAGCTCTCGGTGAAGGGCGGCGTCGGCAAGGTGCTCGAATACACCGGCCCCGGCATCGAGAGCCTCTCCGTGCCCGAGCGGACCACCATCACCAACATGGGGACCGAGCTCGGCGCGACCACCTCGATCTTCCCGACCGACGACAACACCAAGGAGTTCCTCTCGCGGCTCGAACGCGAGGACGAGTACGTCGACCTCTCGGCGGACGACGACGCCGAGTACGCCGACGAGATCGTCGTGGACCTCGACGACCTCGAACCCCTGATCGCCACGCCGTCGATGCCCGACAACGTCGTCCCCGTCAGTGAAGTCGCCGGGACGGACGTCGACCAGGTCATGATCGGCTCCTGTACCAACGGTGCCTACGAGGACATCCTGCCTGCGGCGAAGATGCTCGAAGGCCGCGAGATCGACAAGCGCACCGACATGATCATCGCGCCCGGTTCGAAGCAGTCCTCGGAGCTCCTCGCCCGTGAGGGCTGGAGCGCCGAACTGATGGCGGCCGGCGTCAACTTCTCCGAGGCGACGTGTGGGGCCTGCATCGGCATCGGTCACGTCCCCGCCTCCGACTCGGTGAGCCTCCGGACGTTCAACCGGAACTTCGAGGGCCGCTCGGGTATCGAGGACGACTCGGTCTACCTCTGCTCGCCCGAGGTCGCCACCGCGGCGGCGCTCACCGGCGAGATCACCGACCCGCGCGACCTCGACGACGTCGAGGACCCCGGCTTCGAGATGGCGGACGTCTACGACGGCTCGACCGCCGACCTCATCGCCCCCGACAACGCGGTCGACGACGGCCTCGTGAAGGGCCCGAACATCGGCGACGTGCCCCTGAAGGACCCGCTCGAATCCCATCTCGGCGGACCGGCGCTCCTCAAGATGGACGACAACATCACGACCGACCACATCATCCCCGCGACCCAGGACATCCTGATGTACCGGTCGAACATCCCGAAGCTCTCGGAGTTCACCCTCTCGCGGGTCGACGAGGAGTTCGCCCAGCGCGCACTGGATTCCGACGGTGGCTTCCTCGTGGCCGGCGAGAACTACGGCCAGGGCTCCTCGCGCGAGCACGCGGCGCTCTGTCCGATGTACCTCGGCGTCGAGGGCGTCCTCGCCCAGAGCTTCGCCCGGATCCACAAGGCGAACCTCTTCAACTTCGGGCTCCTGCCGCTGGAGATCGACGAGGACACCTACGGGAAGATCGACCAGGGCGACGACATCGAGATCGTCGACGACGTCGACGAGGCCGTCCGCTCCGGCGAGACCGAGTTCACGATCCGCGTGAACGACGACTGGGAAGCGACGGGCACCCTCAAGGCCTCCGAACGCGAGCGCGAGATCCTCGCCGACGGCGGCAAGCTGCCCCACACGAAGGCCCAGCAGGAAGGGAGCTCGGGCGCGGCCCCCGCCGACGACTGA
- a CDS encoding deoxyuridine 5'-triphosphate nucleotidohydrolase, whose product MYKSGAFVAEHVTPVTDEQVQPNGVDLTLEAVFEQREPGRIGIEGKEVGVRHRRREHVVEGFGENDATDPYYLPPGGYVARYTEIVRIPEGHVGFIYPRSSLLRNSCMLNTAVWDAGYEGRGEGLLQVHHDIEIERGARVAQLVLCEADHDDVYDGSYQGENVE is encoded by the coding sequence ATGTACAAAAGCGGCGCGTTCGTCGCCGAGCACGTCACGCCCGTCACCGACGAACAGGTCCAACCCAACGGGGTGGACCTCACGCTCGAAGCCGTCTTCGAACAGCGCGAACCCGGCCGTATCGGCATCGAGGGCAAGGAGGTCGGTGTGCGCCACCGCCGACGTGAACACGTCGTCGAGGGCTTCGGTGAAAACGACGCCACCGACCCCTACTACCTCCCACCGGGTGGGTACGTCGCCCGTTACACCGAGATCGTCCGGATCCCGGAGGGGCACGTGGGCTTCATCTATCCCCGGTCGTCGTTGCTGCGCAACTCGTGCATGCTGAACACCGCGGTCTGGGACGCGGGCTACGAGGGCCGCGGGGAGGGGCTGCTCCAGGTCCACCACGACATCGAGATCGAACGCGGCGCGCGGGTCGCACAACTGGTACTCTGCGAGGCCGACCACGACGACGTCTACGACGGGAGCTATCAGGGCGAGAACGTCGAGTGA